From Microcebus murinus isolate Inina chromosome 15, M.murinus_Inina_mat1.0, whole genome shotgun sequence, the proteins below share one genomic window:
- the MGARP gene encoding protein MGARP, with translation MYLRRAVSKTLALPLRAPPSPAPLGKDASLRRMSSNKFPGSSGSNMIYYLLVGVTVSAGGYYTYKMVTSDQAKHTEHVTNLKEKTKAELHPLQGEKENPVEAEKASSEAPEVSVVEAEVVGAEEIPGTTVVVLTEAPACPGDLEAAPETTAVGAEAAPEVTDAAMGETTEVNTETTPEIILAALDEAVAINNDKGTTETKSSDEYAELEEENSPAESEPSAGDDLQEEASVGSEAASAQG, from the exons ATGTATCTCCGCAGGGCGGTCTCCAAGACCCTGGCGCTGCCGCTGAGGGCGCCCCCCAGCCCCGCGCCGCTCGGGAAGGACG CATCTCTTCGCCGGATGTCCTCTAATAAATTCCCTGGATCATCTGGATCAAATATGATTTATTATCTGCTTGTAGGTGTCACAGTCAGTGCTGGTGGATATTAT ACTTACAAGATGGTAACATCAGATCAAGCCAAACACACCGAACATGtaacaaatttgaaagaaaaaacaaaagcagagttACACCCACTCCAAG GTGAAAAAGAGAATCCTGTGGAAGCTGAGAAAGCAAGTTCAGAAGCTCCTGAAGTATCTGTAGTGGAAGCTGAGGTGGTAGGTGCTGAAGAAATTCCAGGTACTACTGTTGTGGTCCTGACAGAGGCTCCAGCCTGTCCAGGGGATTTGGAGGCTGCTCCAGAGACAACAGCAGTTGGGGCTGAAGCTGCGCCAGAGGTTACAGACGCCGCGATGGGCGAAACCACGGAAGTCAACACTGAAACGACCCCAGAGATTATACTTGCAGCTCTGGATGAAGCTGTTGCCATCAATAATGATAAAGGTACAACAGAGACCAAAAGCTCTGATGAATATGCTGAgctagaagaagaaaattctccAGCTGAGTCAGAACCCTCTGCTGGAGATGATTTGCAGGAAGAAGCCAGTGTTGGTTCTGAGGCTGCCTCAGCCCAAGGCTAA